A genomic region of Alligator mississippiensis isolate rAllMis1 chromosome 6, rAllMis1, whole genome shotgun sequence contains the following coding sequences:
- the LOC102577158 gene encoding CCN family member 2 isoform X2, translated as MSDSFGTITWTLFLLLLAPDWVESQACVYPCQCPSQPLQCPAGTSHVLDACGCCKVCARQLGELCSLQKPCDHHKGLYCDFSKIHSGSGICLANEGATCDLLGKIYHNGESFQPTCKLQCICMDGAIGCIPLCSDDLRLPSPDCPNPRRVKLLNKCCEEWICQEGSQENRFETALAVFRENSAYKPELNNFQENCLVQTTEWSACSRTCGMGISSRVTNDNPQCRLEKESQLCMVRPCNFLLEKSIKKGKKCVRTPKHRQAIHLEFSGCTSVHTYRPKFCGSCTDGRCCTPHTTSTTEVDFRCPEGDIFQRKMMFIRTCSCHHDCPRDNDIFLATYHRRMIGDHVRAERQ; from the exons GTAGAATCACAGGCATGTGTCtacccatgccagtgcccctcccagCCACTGCAGTGCCCTGCTGGTACCAGCCATGTGTTGGATGCCTGCGGTTGCTGCAAGGTGTGTGCCAGGCAGCTTGGTGAGCTGTGTTCCCTTCAGAAACCCTGCGATCATCACAAAGGACTCTACTGCGACTTCTCCAAAATCCACAGTGGCAGTGGGATATGCTTAG CTAATGAAGGAGCAACCTGTGATCTGCTGGGGAAGATCTATCACAATGGCGAGAGCTTCCAGcccacctgcaagctgcagtgCATCTGCATGGACGGCGCCATTGGCTGCATCCCCCTGTGCTCAGACGACTTGCGGCTCCCCTCCCCAGACTGCCCCAACCCCCGCCGGGTGAAGCTTCTGAACAAGTGCTGCGAGGAGTGGATTTGCCAGGAGGGCAGCCAGGAGAACCGCTTTGAAACAGCCCTGGCAG TTTTTAGGGAGAATTCAGCATACAAGCCTGAGCTGAACAACTTCCAGGAGAACTGCCTGGTCCAGACAACCGAGTGGAGCGCCTGTTCCAGGACCTGTGGGATGGGCATCTCCAGCCGCGTCACCAATGACAACCCCCAGTGCCGCCTGGAGAAGGAAAGCCAGCTCTGCATGGTCCGGCCCTGCAACTTCCTCCTGGAGAAGAGCATCAAG AAAGGAAAGAAGTGTGTGCGGACCCCGAAGCACCGCCAGGCCATTCACTTGGAGTTCTCCGGCTGCACCAGCGTGCACACCTACCGACCCAAGTTCTGCGGCAGCTGCACGGATGGCCGCTGCTGCACCCCGCACACCACCAGCACCACAGAGGTGGATTTTAGGTGCCCAGAGGGGGACATCTTCCAGCGTAAGATGATGTTCATCAGgacatgctcctgccaccatgaCTGCCCCAGGGACAATGACATCTTCCTGGCCACCTATCACAGGAGGATGATAGGTGATCATGTCAGGGCAGAGAGGCAGTAG
- the LOC102577158 gene encoding CCN family member 2 isoform X1, which yields MPGLDTGMGKPGGCPGLEQKGDPKMVESQACVYPCQCPSQPLQCPAGTSHVLDACGCCKVCARQLGELCSLQKPCDHHKGLYCDFSKIHSGSGICLANEGATCDLLGKIYHNGESFQPTCKLQCICMDGAIGCIPLCSDDLRLPSPDCPNPRRVKLLNKCCEEWICQEGSQENRFETALAVFRENSAYKPELNNFQENCLVQTTEWSACSRTCGMGISSRVTNDNPQCRLEKESQLCMVRPCNFLLEKSIKKGKKCVRTPKHRQAIHLEFSGCTSVHTYRPKFCGSCTDGRCCTPHTTSTTEVDFRCPEGDIFQRKMMFIRTCSCHHDCPRDNDIFLATYHRRMIGDHVRAERQ from the exons GTAGAATCACAGGCATGTGTCtacccatgccagtgcccctcccagCCACTGCAGTGCCCTGCTGGTACCAGCCATGTGTTGGATGCCTGCGGTTGCTGCAAGGTGTGTGCCAGGCAGCTTGGTGAGCTGTGTTCCCTTCAGAAACCCTGCGATCATCACAAAGGACTCTACTGCGACTTCTCCAAAATCCACAGTGGCAGTGGGATATGCTTAG CTAATGAAGGAGCAACCTGTGATCTGCTGGGGAAGATCTATCACAATGGCGAGAGCTTCCAGcccacctgcaagctgcagtgCATCTGCATGGACGGCGCCATTGGCTGCATCCCCCTGTGCTCAGACGACTTGCGGCTCCCCTCCCCAGACTGCCCCAACCCCCGCCGGGTGAAGCTTCTGAACAAGTGCTGCGAGGAGTGGATTTGCCAGGAGGGCAGCCAGGAGAACCGCTTTGAAACAGCCCTGGCAG TTTTTAGGGAGAATTCAGCATACAAGCCTGAGCTGAACAACTTCCAGGAGAACTGCCTGGTCCAGACAACCGAGTGGAGCGCCTGTTCCAGGACCTGTGGGATGGGCATCTCCAGCCGCGTCACCAATGACAACCCCCAGTGCCGCCTGGAGAAGGAAAGCCAGCTCTGCATGGTCCGGCCCTGCAACTTCCTCCTGGAGAAGAGCATCAAG AAAGGAAAGAAGTGTGTGCGGACCCCGAAGCACCGCCAGGCCATTCACTTGGAGTTCTCCGGCTGCACCAGCGTGCACACCTACCGACCCAAGTTCTGCGGCAGCTGCACGGATGGCCGCTGCTGCACCCCGCACACCACCAGCACCACAGAGGTGGATTTTAGGTGCCCAGAGGGGGACATCTTCCAGCGTAAGATGATGTTCATCAGgacatgctcctgccaccatgaCTGCCCCAGGGACAATGACATCTTCCTGGCCACCTATCACAGGAGGATGATAGGTGATCATGTCAGGGCAGAGAGGCAGTAG